The Myotis daubentonii chromosome 9, mMyoDau2.1, whole genome shotgun sequence genome has a segment encoding these proteins:
- the KAT5 gene encoding histone acetyltransferase KAT5 isoform X2: MAEVGEIIEGCRLPVLRRNQDNEDEWPLAEILSVKDISGRKLFYVHYIDFNKRLDEWVTHERLDLKKIQFPKKEAKTPTKNGLPGSRPGSPEREVRKTLDLSLQPASAQASGKTLPIPVQITLRFNLPKEREAIPGGEPDQPLSSSSCLQPNHRSTKRKVEVVSPATPVPSETAPASVFPQNGSARRAVAAQPGRKRKSNCLGTDEDSQDSSDGIPSAPRMTGSLVSDRSHDDIVTRMKNIECIELGRHRLKPWYFSPYPQELTTLPVLYLCEFCLKYGRSLKCLQRHLTKCDLRHPPGNEIYRKGTISFFEIDGRKNKSYSQNLCLLAKCFLDHKTLYYDTDPFLFYVMTEYDCKGFHIVGYFSKEKESTEDYNVACILTLPPYQRRGYGKLLIEFSYELSKVEGKTGTPEKPLSDLGLLSYRSYWSQTILEILMGLKSESGERPQITINEISEITSIKKEDVISTLQYLNLINYYKGQYILTLSEDIVDGHERAMLKRLLRIDSKCLHFTPKDWSKRGKW, translated from the exons atggcGGAGGTG GGGGAGATAATCGAAGGCTGCCGCCTGCCGGTGCTGCGGCGGAACCAGGACAACGAAGATGAGTGGC ccctggccgagATCCTGAGCGTGAAGGACATCAGTGGCAGGAAGCTTTTCTACGTTCATTACATTGACT TCAACAAGCGCCTGGATGAATGGGTGACCCACGAACGGCTGGACCTGAAGAAGATTCAGTTCCCTAAGAAAGAGGCCAAGACCCCCACCAAGAACGGACTTCCTGGGTCCCGCCCTGGCTCTCCAGAGAGAGAGGTG aGGAAGACCCTGGACCTATCTCTACAGCCGGCCTCCGCGCAGGCCAGCGGGAAGACCTTGCCAATCCCGGTCCAGATCACTCTCCGCTTCAACCTGCCTAAGGAGCGGGAGGCCATTCCCGGTGGTGAGCCCGACCAGCCGCTCTCCTCCAGCTCCTGTCTGCAGCCCAACCACCGCTCAACG AAACGGAAGGTGGAGGTGGTTTCACCAGCAACTCCAGTGCCCAGCGAGACAGCCCCAGCCTCAGTTTTTCCTCAG AATGGATCAGCCCgcagggcagtggcagctcagcCGGGACGGAAGCGAAAATCAAATTGCTTGGGCACTGATGAG GACTCCCAGGACAGCTCGGATGGAATACCATCAGCTCCGCGCATGACTGGGAGCCTGGTGTCTGACCGGAGCCACGACGACATTGTCACCCGGATGAAGAACATTGAGTGCATCGAGCTGGGCCGGCACCGCCTCAAGCCGTGGTACTTTTCCCCGTACCCACAGGAGCTCACCACACTGCCAGTCCTCTATCTCTGCGAGTTCTGCCTCAAGTATGGCCGTAGCCTCAAGTGTCTGCAGCGTCACTTG aCCAAGTGTGACCTGCGCCATCCTCCAGGCAACGAGATTTATCGCAAAGGCACCATCTCCTTCTTTGAGATTGATGGACGAAAGAATAAG AGTTATTCCCAGAACCTGTGTCTTCTGGCCAAGTGTTTCCTCGACCACAAGACCTTGTACTATGACACAGACCCTTTCCTCTTCTACGTCATGACCGAGTACGACTGCAAGGGCTTCCACATTGTGGGCTACTTCTCCAAG GAAAAGGAATCGACAGAAGACTACAACGTGGCCTGCATCCTGACCCTGCCTCCCTACCAGCGTCGGGGCTATGGCAAGCTGCTGATTGAATTCA GTTATGAACTCTCCAAAGTGGAAGGGAAAACGGGGACCCCTGAGAAGCCCCTCTCGGACCTTGGCCTCCTGTCCTACCGAAGCTACTGGTCCCAGACCATCCTGGAGATTCTGATGGGACTGAAGTCTGAGAGCGGGGAGAGGCCACAGATTACCATCAA TGAGATCAGTGAGATCACCAGCATCAAGAAGGAGGATGTCATCTCCACGCTCCAGTACCTCAACCTCATCAACTACTACAAG GGCCAGTATATCCTCACGTTGTCAGAGGACATCGTGGATGGGCACGAACGGGCTATGCTCAAGCGACTCCTCCGCATCGACTCCAAGTGTCTGCACTTCACTCCCAAGGACTGGAGCAAGAGGGGGAAGTGGTGA
- the KAT5 gene encoding histone acetyltransferase KAT5 isoform X4: MAEVVSPVPGAGRREPGEVGRARGPPVADPGAALSPQGEIIEGCRLPVLRRNQDNEDEWPLAEILSVKDISGRKLFYVHYIDFNKRLDEWVTHERLDLKKIQFPKKEAKTPTKNGLPGSRPGSPEREVKRKVEVVSPATPVPSETAPASVFPQNGSARRAVAAQPGRKRKSNCLGTDEDSQDSSDGIPSAPRMTGSLVSDRSHDDIVTRMKNIECIELGRHRLKPWYFSPYPQELTTLPVLYLCEFCLKYGRSLKCLQRHLTKCDLRHPPGNEIYRKGTISFFEIDGRKNKSYSQNLCLLAKCFLDHKTLYYDTDPFLFYVMTEYDCKGFHIVGYFSKEKESTEDYNVACILTLPPYQRRGYGKLLIEFSYELSKVEGKTGTPEKPLSDLGLLSYRSYWSQTILEILMGLKSESGERPQITINEISEITSIKKEDVISTLQYLNLINYYKGQYILTLSEDIVDGHERAMLKRLLRIDSKCLHFTPKDWSKRGKW; this comes from the exons atggcGGAGGTGGTGAGTCCGGtgcccggggcggggcggagggagccaggggaggtGGGTAGAGCCCGAGGACCCCCAGTAGCCGACCCTGGCGCCGCGCTGTCTCCCCAGGGGGAGATAATCGAAGGCTGCCGCCTGCCGGTGCTGCGGCGGAACCAGGACAACGAAGATGAGTGGC ccctggccgagATCCTGAGCGTGAAGGACATCAGTGGCAGGAAGCTTTTCTACGTTCATTACATTGACT TCAACAAGCGCCTGGATGAATGGGTGACCCACGAACGGCTGGACCTGAAGAAGATTCAGTTCCCTAAGAAAGAGGCCAAGACCCCCACCAAGAACGGACTTCCTGGGTCCCGCCCTGGCTCTCCAGAGAGAGAGGTG AAACGGAAGGTGGAGGTGGTTTCACCAGCAACTCCAGTGCCCAGCGAGACAGCCCCAGCCTCAGTTTTTCCTCAG AATGGATCAGCCCgcagggcagtggcagctcagcCGGGACGGAAGCGAAAATCAAATTGCTTGGGCACTGATGAG GACTCCCAGGACAGCTCGGATGGAATACCATCAGCTCCGCGCATGACTGGGAGCCTGGTGTCTGACCGGAGCCACGACGACATTGTCACCCGGATGAAGAACATTGAGTGCATCGAGCTGGGCCGGCACCGCCTCAAGCCGTGGTACTTTTCCCCGTACCCACAGGAGCTCACCACACTGCCAGTCCTCTATCTCTGCGAGTTCTGCCTCAAGTATGGCCGTAGCCTCAAGTGTCTGCAGCGTCACTTG aCCAAGTGTGACCTGCGCCATCCTCCAGGCAACGAGATTTATCGCAAAGGCACCATCTCCTTCTTTGAGATTGATGGACGAAAGAATAAG AGTTATTCCCAGAACCTGTGTCTTCTGGCCAAGTGTTTCCTCGACCACAAGACCTTGTACTATGACACAGACCCTTTCCTCTTCTACGTCATGACCGAGTACGACTGCAAGGGCTTCCACATTGTGGGCTACTTCTCCAAG GAAAAGGAATCGACAGAAGACTACAACGTGGCCTGCATCCTGACCCTGCCTCCCTACCAGCGTCGGGGCTATGGCAAGCTGCTGATTGAATTCA GTTATGAACTCTCCAAAGTGGAAGGGAAAACGGGGACCCCTGAGAAGCCCCTCTCGGACCTTGGCCTCCTGTCCTACCGAAGCTACTGGTCCCAGACCATCCTGGAGATTCTGATGGGACTGAAGTCTGAGAGCGGGGAGAGGCCACAGATTACCATCAA TGAGATCAGTGAGATCACCAGCATCAAGAAGGAGGATGTCATCTCCACGCTCCAGTACCTCAACCTCATCAACTACTACAAG GGCCAGTATATCCTCACGTTGTCAGAGGACATCGTGGATGGGCACGAACGGGCTATGCTCAAGCGACTCCTCCGCATCGACTCCAAGTGTCTGCACTTCACTCCCAAGGACTGGAGCAAGAGGGGGAAGTGGTGA
- the KAT5 gene encoding histone acetyltransferase KAT5 isoform X5, with protein sequence MAEVGEIIEGCRLPVLRRNQDNEDEWPLAEILSVKDISGRKLFYVHYIDFNKRLDEWVTHERLDLKKIQFPKKEAKTPTKNGLPGSRPGSPEREVRKTLDLSLQPASAQASGKTLPIPVQITLRFNLPKEREAIPGGEPDQPLSSSSCLQPNHRSTKRKVEVVSPATPVPSETAPASVFPQNGSARRAVAAQPGRKRKSNCLGTDEELTTLPVLYLCEFCLKYGRSLKCLQRHLTKCDLRHPPGNEIYRKGTISFFEIDGRKNKSYSQNLCLLAKCFLDHKTLYYDTDPFLFYVMTEYDCKGFHIVGYFSKEKESTEDYNVACILTLPPYQRRGYGKLLIEFSYELSKVEGKTGTPEKPLSDLGLLSYRSYWSQTILEILMGLKSESGERPQITINEISEITSIKKEDVISTLQYLNLINYYKGQYILTLSEDIVDGHERAMLKRLLRIDSKCLHFTPKDWSKRGKW encoded by the exons atggcGGAGGTG GGGGAGATAATCGAAGGCTGCCGCCTGCCGGTGCTGCGGCGGAACCAGGACAACGAAGATGAGTGGC ccctggccgagATCCTGAGCGTGAAGGACATCAGTGGCAGGAAGCTTTTCTACGTTCATTACATTGACT TCAACAAGCGCCTGGATGAATGGGTGACCCACGAACGGCTGGACCTGAAGAAGATTCAGTTCCCTAAGAAAGAGGCCAAGACCCCCACCAAGAACGGACTTCCTGGGTCCCGCCCTGGCTCTCCAGAGAGAGAGGTG aGGAAGACCCTGGACCTATCTCTACAGCCGGCCTCCGCGCAGGCCAGCGGGAAGACCTTGCCAATCCCGGTCCAGATCACTCTCCGCTTCAACCTGCCTAAGGAGCGGGAGGCCATTCCCGGTGGTGAGCCCGACCAGCCGCTCTCCTCCAGCTCCTGTCTGCAGCCCAACCACCGCTCAACG AAACGGAAGGTGGAGGTGGTTTCACCAGCAACTCCAGTGCCCAGCGAGACAGCCCCAGCCTCAGTTTTTCCTCAG AATGGATCAGCCCgcagggcagtggcagctcagcCGGGACGGAAGCGAAAATCAAATTGCTTGGGCACTGATGAG GAGCTCACCACACTGCCAGTCCTCTATCTCTGCGAGTTCTGCCTCAAGTATGGCCGTAGCCTCAAGTGTCTGCAGCGTCACTTG aCCAAGTGTGACCTGCGCCATCCTCCAGGCAACGAGATTTATCGCAAAGGCACCATCTCCTTCTTTGAGATTGATGGACGAAAGAATAAG AGTTATTCCCAGAACCTGTGTCTTCTGGCCAAGTGTTTCCTCGACCACAAGACCTTGTACTATGACACAGACCCTTTCCTCTTCTACGTCATGACCGAGTACGACTGCAAGGGCTTCCACATTGTGGGCTACTTCTCCAAG GAAAAGGAATCGACAGAAGACTACAACGTGGCCTGCATCCTGACCCTGCCTCCCTACCAGCGTCGGGGCTATGGCAAGCTGCTGATTGAATTCA GTTATGAACTCTCCAAAGTGGAAGGGAAAACGGGGACCCCTGAGAAGCCCCTCTCGGACCTTGGCCTCCTGTCCTACCGAAGCTACTGGTCCCAGACCATCCTGGAGATTCTGATGGGACTGAAGTCTGAGAGCGGGGAGAGGCCACAGATTACCATCAA TGAGATCAGTGAGATCACCAGCATCAAGAAGGAGGATGTCATCTCCACGCTCCAGTACCTCAACCTCATCAACTACTACAAG GGCCAGTATATCCTCACGTTGTCAGAGGACATCGTGGATGGGCACGAACGGGCTATGCTCAAGCGACTCCTCCGCATCGACTCCAAGTGTCTGCACTTCACTCCCAAGGACTGGAGCAAGAGGGGGAAGTGGTGA
- the KAT5 gene encoding histone acetyltransferase KAT5 isoform X1 — protein sequence MAEVVSPVPGAGRREPGEVGRARGPPVADPGAALSPQGEIIEGCRLPVLRRNQDNEDEWPLAEILSVKDISGRKLFYVHYIDFNKRLDEWVTHERLDLKKIQFPKKEAKTPTKNGLPGSRPGSPEREVPASAQASGKTLPIPVQITLRFNLPKEREAIPGGEPDQPLSSSSCLQPNHRSTKRKVEVVSPATPVPSETAPASVFPQNGSARRAVAAQPGRKRKSNCLGTDEDSQDSSDGIPSAPRMTGSLVSDRSHDDIVTRMKNIECIELGRHRLKPWYFSPYPQELTTLPVLYLCEFCLKYGRSLKCLQRHLTKCDLRHPPGNEIYRKGTISFFEIDGRKNKSYSQNLCLLAKCFLDHKTLYYDTDPFLFYVMTEYDCKGFHIVGYFSKEKESTEDYNVACILTLPPYQRRGYGKLLIEFSYELSKVEGKTGTPEKPLSDLGLLSYRSYWSQTILEILMGLKSESGERPQITINEISEITSIKKEDVISTLQYLNLINYYKGQYILTLSEDIVDGHERAMLKRLLRIDSKCLHFTPKDWSKRGKW from the exons atggcGGAGGTGGTGAGTCCGGtgcccggggcggggcggagggagccaggggaggtGGGTAGAGCCCGAGGACCCCCAGTAGCCGACCCTGGCGCCGCGCTGTCTCCCCAGGGGGAGATAATCGAAGGCTGCCGCCTGCCGGTGCTGCGGCGGAACCAGGACAACGAAGATGAGTGGC ccctggccgagATCCTGAGCGTGAAGGACATCAGTGGCAGGAAGCTTTTCTACGTTCATTACATTGACT TCAACAAGCGCCTGGATGAATGGGTGACCCACGAACGGCTGGACCTGAAGAAGATTCAGTTCCCTAAGAAAGAGGCCAAGACCCCCACCAAGAACGGACTTCCTGGGTCCCGCCCTGGCTCTCCAGAGAGAGAGGTG CCGGCCTCCGCGCAGGCCAGCGGGAAGACCTTGCCAATCCCGGTCCAGATCACTCTCCGCTTCAACCTGCCTAAGGAGCGGGAGGCCATTCCCGGTGGTGAGCCCGACCAGCCGCTCTCCTCCAGCTCCTGTCTGCAGCCCAACCACCGCTCAACG AAACGGAAGGTGGAGGTGGTTTCACCAGCAACTCCAGTGCCCAGCGAGACAGCCCCAGCCTCAGTTTTTCCTCAG AATGGATCAGCCCgcagggcagtggcagctcagcCGGGACGGAAGCGAAAATCAAATTGCTTGGGCACTGATGAG GACTCCCAGGACAGCTCGGATGGAATACCATCAGCTCCGCGCATGACTGGGAGCCTGGTGTCTGACCGGAGCCACGACGACATTGTCACCCGGATGAAGAACATTGAGTGCATCGAGCTGGGCCGGCACCGCCTCAAGCCGTGGTACTTTTCCCCGTACCCACAGGAGCTCACCACACTGCCAGTCCTCTATCTCTGCGAGTTCTGCCTCAAGTATGGCCGTAGCCTCAAGTGTCTGCAGCGTCACTTG aCCAAGTGTGACCTGCGCCATCCTCCAGGCAACGAGATTTATCGCAAAGGCACCATCTCCTTCTTTGAGATTGATGGACGAAAGAATAAG AGTTATTCCCAGAACCTGTGTCTTCTGGCCAAGTGTTTCCTCGACCACAAGACCTTGTACTATGACACAGACCCTTTCCTCTTCTACGTCATGACCGAGTACGACTGCAAGGGCTTCCACATTGTGGGCTACTTCTCCAAG GAAAAGGAATCGACAGAAGACTACAACGTGGCCTGCATCCTGACCCTGCCTCCCTACCAGCGTCGGGGCTATGGCAAGCTGCTGATTGAATTCA GTTATGAACTCTCCAAAGTGGAAGGGAAAACGGGGACCCCTGAGAAGCCCCTCTCGGACCTTGGCCTCCTGTCCTACCGAAGCTACTGGTCCCAGACCATCCTGGAGATTCTGATGGGACTGAAGTCTGAGAGCGGGGAGAGGCCACAGATTACCATCAA TGAGATCAGTGAGATCACCAGCATCAAGAAGGAGGATGTCATCTCCACGCTCCAGTACCTCAACCTCATCAACTACTACAAG GGCCAGTATATCCTCACGTTGTCAGAGGACATCGTGGATGGGCACGAACGGGCTATGCTCAAGCGACTCCTCCGCATCGACTCCAAGTGTCTGCACTTCACTCCCAAGGACTGGAGCAAGAGGGGGAAGTGGTGA
- the KAT5 gene encoding histone acetyltransferase KAT5 isoform X3: MAEVGEIIEGCRLPVLRRNQDNEDEWPLAEILSVKDISGRKLFYVHYIDFNKRLDEWVTHERLDLKKIQFPKKEAKTPTKNGLPGSRPGSPEREVPASAQASGKTLPIPVQITLRFNLPKEREAIPGGEPDQPLSSSSCLQPNHRSTKRKVEVVSPATPVPSETAPASVFPQNGSARRAVAAQPGRKRKSNCLGTDEDSQDSSDGIPSAPRMTGSLVSDRSHDDIVTRMKNIECIELGRHRLKPWYFSPYPQELTTLPVLYLCEFCLKYGRSLKCLQRHLTKCDLRHPPGNEIYRKGTISFFEIDGRKNKSYSQNLCLLAKCFLDHKTLYYDTDPFLFYVMTEYDCKGFHIVGYFSKEKESTEDYNVACILTLPPYQRRGYGKLLIEFSYELSKVEGKTGTPEKPLSDLGLLSYRSYWSQTILEILMGLKSESGERPQITINEISEITSIKKEDVISTLQYLNLINYYKGQYILTLSEDIVDGHERAMLKRLLRIDSKCLHFTPKDWSKRGKW, from the exons atggcGGAGGTG GGGGAGATAATCGAAGGCTGCCGCCTGCCGGTGCTGCGGCGGAACCAGGACAACGAAGATGAGTGGC ccctggccgagATCCTGAGCGTGAAGGACATCAGTGGCAGGAAGCTTTTCTACGTTCATTACATTGACT TCAACAAGCGCCTGGATGAATGGGTGACCCACGAACGGCTGGACCTGAAGAAGATTCAGTTCCCTAAGAAAGAGGCCAAGACCCCCACCAAGAACGGACTTCCTGGGTCCCGCCCTGGCTCTCCAGAGAGAGAGGTG CCGGCCTCCGCGCAGGCCAGCGGGAAGACCTTGCCAATCCCGGTCCAGATCACTCTCCGCTTCAACCTGCCTAAGGAGCGGGAGGCCATTCCCGGTGGTGAGCCCGACCAGCCGCTCTCCTCCAGCTCCTGTCTGCAGCCCAACCACCGCTCAACG AAACGGAAGGTGGAGGTGGTTTCACCAGCAACTCCAGTGCCCAGCGAGACAGCCCCAGCCTCAGTTTTTCCTCAG AATGGATCAGCCCgcagggcagtggcagctcagcCGGGACGGAAGCGAAAATCAAATTGCTTGGGCACTGATGAG GACTCCCAGGACAGCTCGGATGGAATACCATCAGCTCCGCGCATGACTGGGAGCCTGGTGTCTGACCGGAGCCACGACGACATTGTCACCCGGATGAAGAACATTGAGTGCATCGAGCTGGGCCGGCACCGCCTCAAGCCGTGGTACTTTTCCCCGTACCCACAGGAGCTCACCACACTGCCAGTCCTCTATCTCTGCGAGTTCTGCCTCAAGTATGGCCGTAGCCTCAAGTGTCTGCAGCGTCACTTG aCCAAGTGTGACCTGCGCCATCCTCCAGGCAACGAGATTTATCGCAAAGGCACCATCTCCTTCTTTGAGATTGATGGACGAAAGAATAAG AGTTATTCCCAGAACCTGTGTCTTCTGGCCAAGTGTTTCCTCGACCACAAGACCTTGTACTATGACACAGACCCTTTCCTCTTCTACGTCATGACCGAGTACGACTGCAAGGGCTTCCACATTGTGGGCTACTTCTCCAAG GAAAAGGAATCGACAGAAGACTACAACGTGGCCTGCATCCTGACCCTGCCTCCCTACCAGCGTCGGGGCTATGGCAAGCTGCTGATTGAATTCA GTTATGAACTCTCCAAAGTGGAAGGGAAAACGGGGACCCCTGAGAAGCCCCTCTCGGACCTTGGCCTCCTGTCCTACCGAAGCTACTGGTCCCAGACCATCCTGGAGATTCTGATGGGACTGAAGTCTGAGAGCGGGGAGAGGCCACAGATTACCATCAA TGAGATCAGTGAGATCACCAGCATCAAGAAGGAGGATGTCATCTCCACGCTCCAGTACCTCAACCTCATCAACTACTACAAG GGCCAGTATATCCTCACGTTGTCAGAGGACATCGTGGATGGGCACGAACGGGCTATGCTCAAGCGACTCCTCCGCATCGACTCCAAGTGTCTGCACTTCACTCCCAAGGACTGGAGCAAGAGGGGGAAGTGGTGA
- the KAT5 gene encoding histone acetyltransferase KAT5 isoform X6 has translation MAEVGEIIEGCRLPVLRRNQDNEDEWPLAEILSVKDISGRKLFYVHYIDFNKRLDEWVTHERLDLKKIQFPKKEAKTPTKNGLPGSRPGSPEREVKRKVEVVSPATPVPSETAPASVFPQNGSARRAVAAQPGRKRKSNCLGTDEDSQDSSDGIPSAPRMTGSLVSDRSHDDIVTRMKNIECIELGRHRLKPWYFSPYPQELTTLPVLYLCEFCLKYGRSLKCLQRHLTKCDLRHPPGNEIYRKGTISFFEIDGRKNKSYSQNLCLLAKCFLDHKTLYYDTDPFLFYVMTEYDCKGFHIVGYFSKEKESTEDYNVACILTLPPYQRRGYGKLLIEFSYELSKVEGKTGTPEKPLSDLGLLSYRSYWSQTILEILMGLKSESGERPQITINEISEITSIKKEDVISTLQYLNLINYYKGQYILTLSEDIVDGHERAMLKRLLRIDSKCLHFTPKDWSKRGKW, from the exons atggcGGAGGTG GGGGAGATAATCGAAGGCTGCCGCCTGCCGGTGCTGCGGCGGAACCAGGACAACGAAGATGAGTGGC ccctggccgagATCCTGAGCGTGAAGGACATCAGTGGCAGGAAGCTTTTCTACGTTCATTACATTGACT TCAACAAGCGCCTGGATGAATGGGTGACCCACGAACGGCTGGACCTGAAGAAGATTCAGTTCCCTAAGAAAGAGGCCAAGACCCCCACCAAGAACGGACTTCCTGGGTCCCGCCCTGGCTCTCCAGAGAGAGAGGTG AAACGGAAGGTGGAGGTGGTTTCACCAGCAACTCCAGTGCCCAGCGAGACAGCCCCAGCCTCAGTTTTTCCTCAG AATGGATCAGCCCgcagggcagtggcagctcagcCGGGACGGAAGCGAAAATCAAATTGCTTGGGCACTGATGAG GACTCCCAGGACAGCTCGGATGGAATACCATCAGCTCCGCGCATGACTGGGAGCCTGGTGTCTGACCGGAGCCACGACGACATTGTCACCCGGATGAAGAACATTGAGTGCATCGAGCTGGGCCGGCACCGCCTCAAGCCGTGGTACTTTTCCCCGTACCCACAGGAGCTCACCACACTGCCAGTCCTCTATCTCTGCGAGTTCTGCCTCAAGTATGGCCGTAGCCTCAAGTGTCTGCAGCGTCACTTG aCCAAGTGTGACCTGCGCCATCCTCCAGGCAACGAGATTTATCGCAAAGGCACCATCTCCTTCTTTGAGATTGATGGACGAAAGAATAAG AGTTATTCCCAGAACCTGTGTCTTCTGGCCAAGTGTTTCCTCGACCACAAGACCTTGTACTATGACACAGACCCTTTCCTCTTCTACGTCATGACCGAGTACGACTGCAAGGGCTTCCACATTGTGGGCTACTTCTCCAAG GAAAAGGAATCGACAGAAGACTACAACGTGGCCTGCATCCTGACCCTGCCTCCCTACCAGCGTCGGGGCTATGGCAAGCTGCTGATTGAATTCA GTTATGAACTCTCCAAAGTGGAAGGGAAAACGGGGACCCCTGAGAAGCCCCTCTCGGACCTTGGCCTCCTGTCCTACCGAAGCTACTGGTCCCAGACCATCCTGGAGATTCTGATGGGACTGAAGTCTGAGAGCGGGGAGAGGCCACAGATTACCATCAA TGAGATCAGTGAGATCACCAGCATCAAGAAGGAGGATGTCATCTCCACGCTCCAGTACCTCAACCTCATCAACTACTACAAG GGCCAGTATATCCTCACGTTGTCAGAGGACATCGTGGATGGGCACGAACGGGCTATGCTCAAGCGACTCCTCCGCATCGACTCCAAGTGTCTGCACTTCACTCCCAAGGACTGGAGCAAGAGGGGGAAGTGGTGA